Within Anolis sagrei isolate rAnoSag1 chromosome 3, rAnoSag1.mat, whole genome shotgun sequence, the genomic segment CAGTCATCACTGCAAGCTCATGTCTGTGTTGTAAAGACAACAAATCTAATTTATATTTGTccatgaaacattttaaaaattgtttatcaCAGCAACCTGTTTCTCAGTGGCAACCACTTACAATGCTTGGGTGCCACAGAACTCCTCAAACCATTATCAGAATATGCAGAAAAGCTTGGACAAGAGAAAAAGTCAAACGCTTTGGCATGCAGTAATACTTCCCGCTGCATTCTTGAAGGTAGGGTTGTTTTGGTCATTCACTCATGTATATTAATCTGTTAAATGATAGACTGAAACTATTAAACTACTTGTTTTTGATTTAAAATGGGTATGTGCGCTTCTACCACTGTAGATTTTGGCTGCTGAAGTTTGAAGGTTCTGCAGCATGAAAAAACTTTTTCCCTTAAGGCCTGTGCTGCCCACCTGCTTTGCTTACAATCAATATAACTGAAAGCTATTCATATGCCATAAGCAAGATGTACCAGTAGTGTACACTTTGGTAAAAGGGAAAATAGTGTTCGTAAATTAACTGTATATCTGCACTCTGGTGATCTATTTAATAATAGTACATatagaatgttgttgttcattcgttcagtcgtctccgacttttcgtgacatATAGAATACACTGTCACAATATCTATATCTTCCACTGGGAGGTTAAATATGTATGTACAGCATGTAACTACAATAAGACCTCTAAATCCATGAGGTACCCTATAAATTCCTGGGCAGACTGTAGCTACCTGAAACTGAAGTTGAGGGAAGTTGAAGTTAAAAGCATCTAGTGAAGGCTGATCTACATTCCAGTGGCTATATTCACTCTGTTCTGCATCCAGACATcacttgggcaacgtccttgcagacagccaattctctcacaccagaagtgacttgcagtttctcaaattattcctgacacggaaaaaaaaatcagcatcttTCTGCCCCTCAGGCAATGCGAGATTATTCTAGTAGCAAAGTATACAATTCATATTTTAATCAGGTGATGTGTATGGTTTTTGTTTTCAACAGCAAACAAAGATGCAAGCATTAATTCAAAAGTTGTTCACAGAAATACCACTTCTAGACCAAACAGCTCTATGGATACTGCATTAGAAAGcaccaggaagaaaaagaaaacaaaaggtaTAATTCATTTACCCAACGAGGTAGAACTAACAGGATAATATAAAGACTGCAATACATGTAATGACTGCTCCTCTTCTATTTGATTTtaaatgatgttttaattaagGTATGTTGAGCTCTGTAGAAGAATGCAAAAGTGACTTCTTCCCTGCCCAGAGTGCTTCACTCTAAAATTCCTTACTTCATAGCCAAGCATTGTTCCTTTCTTTTTACCACTTTGCATAATTTATCTATGCCCCAGTTCTCAGTGGGAGCCTCAAGCAGCTGTACCACTTTGGGGCTCACACAGGAAACAGTAGCCTCTTTTTTATATCTTCAACTGAAACTGAATATGTATCTCTTGGGGGTACTTTAGTTTATTTCAACATGACAGTAGGTTAAACTTGATGGACCTTGTTGTTCCTTCCAGTATTACCATTCACACTCATTTTGTGActctctattgcagtggttctcaacctgtgggtccccagctgttttggcctacaactcccagaaatcccagccattttaccagctgttaggatttctgggagttgaaggccaaaacatctggggaccctcaggttgagaaccactgctctattgtaacacacactctctctctacTTAGAAAAATAAATCCTTGTCTGGGATGCTAGAGCTCAAGGAGGAGATAATTTGGGCTATAAATTTGTTCAGCCTCATCTTTTCCAACCAACTTCCAGAGATCTGAAATAGTACTTGTTACCTCTGTGTGTTTGCATggcagtgtgccttcaagtggcatgttggcttatggtgaccccatgaatttcatagggttttcttagacaacaaCTACTCAGAgccattcctctgaaatatagcccatagAACCTAGTATACACTGCCATTTAAGCATATTTATTTAGTTATGTTATAGGTGGTCTTTTTTCCAAAATGGGACCAGAGCTAACCCTGCTTAGTTTCTAAGATCAGATGAGATATGGTGCTTATCAAGTATTTAGATCTATCTGACAGCTATGTTTTGCATAATGGGAAGAAGTGGGAACTATGTTTCATACAAAAAAAATAGCTATGCCAAATCACTTTTAGGtagctatatatatattcatttcatATGTggaaaatgcatttctttttgCTCTTCAAAGGTGTGCTGGGAATAGCAACTAAAATGTATTTACTACATGAAATGCAGAGCAATTAGACATAGGTTGAATATTATGTTCTTCAAAGCAGTTCCTTAAGTCTGGGAATTTTGGGGATGACAAACTTACCTTTTAAAAATCAATGCTAGAAACGATGTGAAGAGTTGCACTCACCAGCTTCTATATTAATATGCATCGGACTAGACTGTAATAAAGGTAGATTGGAAAATGTGATGAAGAGATTGGATcaatttactataaatattagTAATCCCAAGAAAAGCCATGTGTCTTTCATAAAATagggtggtctcttccaattaaaaaaaaatacactcaGAGAAGATCACATATGGTATGGGTCATCACACATTAGTGTGCATATCTCTATTGTGCAAGAAATAACCCTTATATGCCTATGCTGTTTGCAGGCTTAAAGAAGAAAAGTAAGAAGCATGACTTTGGTCCATGGCTAGCTAAATTGCATTTGGCTGACAATGGTGTAGATGGAAGGTTTAAACAAAGAGAAGAAAACTTGTGGGAGTTCATTCAGCTTTTGACTAGGTAAGGCAAATTGGTAAGAGGACCTGCATCcctttctggtattttctgtggTACTACAGAATGCTCTTATATTTTGGCTAGGATCCAGAATATATATTTAAGTCTATTTTGCGCAGCTCAAGCTTGTCAAAGCATTACTTGAACAACTTGGTACTCCTTTTGACAAGGGAAGACACATGAGATTTATCTTTGGAAAATTATCAAATTGAATTCCAAAATTGGATTTAATGGTAATCAGACCAGACTGTATTGCTTGCAGGGAGGCAGACAGCAGGTTTTCCATGTCCCCAAACTATTGTGCTATCGTCTTTATCATGATGGAAAACATGCATCTCTCTATATCAGGGCTGACAAGGGTACACTGTAGTGGAACTACTAATTTCTTTGATGTTGAAACTATAATGCCATTAATTCAGACTAGTATTTACCTTTTCGGTGCAGCATCACACCTTGGTCCTTTTTGCATGTAGAATTACTAAGCCAGGTATCCCTGTGCTTTTGGTTTTTGTGGCTAAAATATATAATTCTGCACttaatttcattttattcatttctGCCCAATTTTCTAGTTTGCTTCGTTACTTCTGAACACAGAGACACTTTACTCAAACCCCTTTTTTGTTTGAAACAGAGCCATTGAGATGAATTTGCTAATCAAATTATGAGGGAACTTATCCAATGCTTGCTGAAATCCAGATAAATCCAGATAAATGACATCCACAGCATTCTCACCATCTACTGAACAAATGATATACAATTTATATATAATgaccttttaaaaactttttcacAAGGACTCCCAACTGTTGGTATTCTATTTAATATGTGTTCTCATTTTTTAATGAAGCATATTCAAAACCATAACtttatatttaaaaatgcaattaagaCCATTTTCCTACCACATCAATCTTCTGCATTAGTAATCAAAACTTAAAACATactaaacataattaaaataaataaaatgtgatgtGCCACAATGGTCATGCTCTTATATTGGTAATCTTTTATGCaactttgagtcttcttgtggagaaaaaaagtggggtataaatcttttatataaataaaaatgtaatgtttgtttttagaattaacataactcaaaaaccactggacgaattgacaccaagtttggacacaatacacctagcaggccaacgagtgactatcactcataaaacactgaaaaacacagcggaagagacttaaaaagcaaaaaataaaaaatacataacaacacatgtgcaaaaccacatacacacacacacacatatatacacacacaaaacacatatacacagactgggccacagcaacacatagaAGGGGGCAGCTAGTAAACAATAATATGCTATGAAATGTGTAGATTTTATGCATCTTTGGAAATATCTGACATATATTCAttgtcaattttaatgttttaatcacaGTCTAATCAAGAATTCTGACAACCTAGTAGAAGTTGATATTGATGGCAATGCTATCGGGGAGCATTGTGCTATCAAGATATTAGAAGCTCTTAAGGAACGAAAGAAAGGTGGGATCTTCTAAGTAATACTTGAAATATACCTCCTGATATATTTAATTTGTGCATCCTTACCTATGGAGTGAGTGAACTAGGAAAGAACAGTTGTATCCTAATACCTCTTTTTGTTAAATCTATCCAGATTTTACATATATAATGGTATCTATTTTATCTTCCTAAAACAGAAGTGAACACTGTTAATCCAATATATGGCCAACTCAGGGTAGGGGAGGAATACCAGTGTATTTTACCACTGCATATCATGTCTGTATCAGAAATAATCTCTGAGAAACTTTTAGGGCACAGCATCTTTCCTTTTCTAAAAATAGGAAAGTGATACATGTATTGATTTTGTCTCTATAGAAGAAATGCCACGCTTAAAAATTATGGTTACCCCACGGATTTCAGCATCAACTTTTGAGcaaattttcatgatttcctcaaAAAGCAGTCCagctaaaaaaagaaagaaggtaaGAAATTTGTTTCCCATAATTTAAATTTTTGACCAGGCATTTTTGACCACTAAGCAAAGTCTGCTAACTTCAGGGAATTTTaattaaatgttgttgttcattcgttcagtcgtttccaactctttgtgacctcatggaccatcccacgccagagctccctgtcggccgtcacctcccccagctccttcagggtcaagccagtcacttcaagcatgccatccatccatcttgcccttggtcatcctctcttcctttttccttccattttccccagcatcattgtcttctctaagctttcctatctcctcatgatgtggccaaagtacttcaactttgtctctaatatccttccctccaatgagcagtcaggctttatttcctgaagtatggactggttggatctttttgcagtccaaggcactctcagaactttcatccagcaccacagttcaaaagcgtctatcttctttcgctaagccttccctatggtccagctctcacatccatagttgattacggggaataccattcttttaactatgcagatctatCCAGATTTTGCATTATCATTTATCATTCTGAGTCCAGGAAGAACTGGAAATGCATAGAATAGAGGAAGAGTGTCATCTATTCCTTCTCCTTCTAATAGATTATTGGTGTTATTACTATTGGTCTGCAACTGTGTATATGCAATCCCAAATTTTGTCTTGTGTTATTATTCAGCCCATAACAATCCATTTACATCATCAAGTTATCTGCATATTTCCTCCCGTTGAGTGCTGGGGTTGGGCTATTAGCTTACTTTAACCAATACCAAACCTTGCTGAAATTTACtgacatttgctttgtttttattttacagaAAATTAAGTGATTATAAAGTTTCCAGAAGATATAAAATTCAAGAGGTTATCAAAGTTCAGCAATTCTTTACATGATGCTCTACTTTTGGAAATACTATGTTGTGTTCTCAGTTTCTTCTTATGAATATCCAGAATAAGttgatacatttttaaatttttacaagctttatttattgcattaaaataaaattatgcaACTGCCTACAAATAAAAACTAAACACTCTACATAGCAACTTAACACCCACATTGGCTCTCTTCAACTTGTATTATTTTGAAGTGGGATGTCAGTGTTATTTATAAATAACAGTGTATTATTTATAAATACACTCAGTGTATTGCGAAGTTTATATATCATCATCGGCTTTGTTTGTATGCTAATTATGtaacaaaatatatattatttcagatgaagaacattttaaaggACCATCATAATTCATTCTGTCTTATCTTGGAGGGGAAAATGTACTGAGGTTGGGCTGGCTGCCAAAGAGCATGACTGCCCAGTTCTGTAgctccttctttcactacttagTCAAAATAAATTAATACCCTTAAAATGGTGAAATTATTACAACAAAAATGCAGTATTGGCTGTGGGGCATAACAGAGTACCCACATACACAAAAAGATTAATATTGGAAAGCTTTCTACCTGTCACAAACACCAATTAATTGCAGCACTCGTACAAGTTTGTGGGCCTAAAGACGGCACTTGCCTCTTACAAAGCCTCtcaaggaagcagaacacaaaTGCGCAGTCCCAACAAAAGCTCTTTCAAAACCAAATTGCAGAAATTTGGGGCAGATTTCAAAATCTAAATCCTTTCTCGCTACTGCTCTAATACCACTGAATTAGAGCTACCACAGCTAATAAAACCCTTGATAGTATCCCCTAAAATTACTAGG encodes:
- the LOC132769819 gene encoding uncharacterized protein codes for the protein MERLGVALPYSNLNSLVLDFSKCGDNGVSRLICGLEGNRKLLTLSLCYCDLGPQSGTILATLIIQTAICNLFLSGNHLQCLGATELLKPLSEYAEKLGQEKKSNALACSNTSRCILEANKDASINSKVVHRNTTSRPNSSMDTALESTRKKKKTKGLKKKSKKHDFGPWLAKLHLADNGVDGRFKQREENLWEFIQLLTSLIKNSDNLVEVDIDGNAIGEHCAIKILEALKERKKEEMPRLKIMVTPRISASTFEQIFMISSKSSPAKKRKKKIK